A region from the Rheinheimera mangrovi genome encodes:
- the rapA gene encoding RNA polymerase-associated protein RapA, with protein MIKFALGQRWISDSESDLGLGTVIGQEGRMLTLLFPASGENRLYSILEAPLTRVQFNPGDTVKSAEGFSLLISEVESKNDCFIYHGTRTDTNETVALRELFLDHFISFSQPQDRMFAGQLDRFETFPLRYQSWQHLHQQQQSPLQGLVGGRMSLIPHQLYIAEEVAKRHAPRVLLADEVGLGKTIEAGLIIHQQVLAGLAKRVLVVVPESLQHQWLVEMLRRFNLKFSIFDDERCIESSLDGGNPFETEQLVLTSLEFLVKKRSHHQKAVDADWDLLVVDEAHHLQWSEESASTEYMRIEELAEGTAGLILLTATPDQLGHQSHFARLRLLDPNRFHDYQAFIAEEQSYKQIADLAAAVLEQRPLNSASAQALTALLAESDIKAAVAVLQQTDSSDDDIEQAKQQLLNQLLDRHGTGRILFRNSRSAISGFPQRQPQAVALELPEQYKNALKVQQAFNKQQSLEQKAKASLFPERVFQEFEGKASSWWQFDPRVDHLIALLKKHKRSKFLLICAHADTAIALEEAVRVREGIRASVFHEGMSIIERDMAAAYFAQEDNSAQMLICSEIGSEGRNFQFAHHLVLFDLPLNPDLLEQRIGRLDRIGQTQDIQLHIPYFNDHPQQVLLDWYQQGLEALSQTCQTGRAVFEQVSTELFELLAANAIDKDAVQTLIAKSAELNQQLKQKLEQGRDKLLEINSSGRGKASELAEAIAVLDDETRLPMFMLRAWDVLGVNQDDRGENSMVLTMSEHLHSHYPMLDDDGISVTFDRATALAQEDIQFLSWDHPMVQGTLDILTNEQMGNSSVALLPNKALPAGTYFVEFIFIVEASAPKELQLGRYLPVTPVRLLLEKNGKNLAANVGFEQFNKQLKPVGRQPAAKMVKALQSLIHPLIGKAQELAAVRLTEVQQQAQQLMQQKLNAQIERLQALRKLNPSVRPEEIAHLQQQQQELTDYISKARLKFDALRVVVVSHD; from the coding sequence ATGATAAAATTTGCTTTGGGTCAACGTTGGATCAGCGACAGTGAGTCGGATTTAGGTTTAGGTACTGTGATTGGGCAGGAAGGCAGAATGCTGACTTTGCTGTTTCCGGCCAGTGGTGAAAACCGCCTGTACTCCATTTTAGAAGCACCGCTGACCCGTGTTCAGTTTAACCCTGGCGATACAGTCAAAAGTGCCGAAGGTTTTTCTTTGCTCATCAGTGAAGTTGAAAGTAAAAACGACTGTTTTATTTATCATGGCACCCGCACTGACACCAACGAAACTGTAGCGCTGCGCGAATTGTTTCTCGACCATTTTATTAGTTTTAGTCAGCCACAGGACCGCATGTTTGCGGGTCAGTTGGATAGGTTTGAAACTTTCCCTTTGCGTTATCAGAGTTGGCAACATTTACATCAGCAGCAACAAAGTCCACTGCAAGGCTTAGTGGGCGGCCGTATGAGCCTGATCCCACATCAGCTGTATATAGCTGAAGAAGTGGCAAAACGTCATGCCCCGCGTGTATTACTGGCCGACGAAGTGGGTTTGGGTAAAACCATTGAAGCAGGCCTAATTATCCATCAGCAGGTACTGGCTGGTTTAGCTAAACGGGTGCTGGTTGTTGTGCCAGAGTCGCTGCAACATCAGTGGCTGGTCGAAATGCTGCGCCGCTTTAACCTGAAGTTTTCTATTTTTGATGATGAACGTTGTATTGAATCCTCATTAGATGGCGGTAATCCGTTTGAAACCGAACAATTGGTTTTAACCAGTCTTGAATTTTTAGTGAAAAAACGCAGCCATCATCAAAAGGCTGTCGACGCCGACTGGGATCTACTGGTAGTGGATGAAGCCCACCATCTGCAGTGGAGTGAAGAATCGGCCAGTACTGAATACATGCGTATTGAAGAGCTGGCAGAAGGTACTGCTGGCTTAATATTACTGACTGCAACGCCGGATCAATTGGGTCATCAGAGCCATTTTGCCCGTTTACGTTTATTGGATCCAAACCGCTTCCACGACTATCAGGCATTTATTGCAGAAGAACAAAGCTATAAACAGATCGCTGATTTAGCGGCTGCAGTGCTGGAGCAAAGACCTTTAAATTCAGCCTCGGCACAAGCCTTAACTGCGCTGTTAGCCGAAAGCGATATCAAAGCCGCTGTAGCTGTTTTGCAGCAAACAGACAGCAGTGATGATGACATTGAACAAGCAAAACAGCAGTTACTCAATCAATTGCTGGATCGTCATGGCACAGGCCGGATTTTATTCCGCAATAGCCGTAGTGCTATTTCAGGCTTTCCACAACGTCAGCCACAAGCTGTTGCTCTGGAGTTACCTGAACAGTATAAGAATGCATTAAAAGTACAACAAGCCTTTAACAAACAGCAAAGCCTGGAGCAAAAAGCCAAAGCCAGCTTATTCCCGGAGCGGGTATTTCAGGAATTTGAAGGCAAAGCCAGCAGCTGGTGGCAATTTGACCCTCGGGTCGATCACCTGATTGCCTTACTGAAAAAGCATAAACGCAGCAAGTTTTTACTGATTTGTGCCCATGCCGATACAGCTATTGCACTGGAAGAAGCGGTTCGGGTGCGCGAAGGGATCCGGGCTTCGGTATTCCATGAAGGCATGAGTATTATCGAGCGGGACATGGCTGCGGCCTATTTTGCCCAGGAAGATAACAGCGCCCAAATGCTGATTTGTTCAGAAATTGGCAGCGAAGGTCGCAACTTCCAATTCGCTCATCATCTGGTGTTGTTTGATTTACCTCTGAACCCAGACTTATTGGAACAGCGCATAGGCCGTCTGGATCGCATAGGTCAAACCCAGGATATTCAGTTACATATTCCTTATTTTAATGACCATCCTCAACAAGTACTACTGGATTGGTATCAACAGGGTTTAGAGGCTTTAAGCCAAACCTGCCAAACCGGGCGAGCTGTATTTGAACAGGTGTCGACTGAATTGTTCGAATTGCTGGCAGCGAACGCCATAGACAAGGACGCAGTTCAGACGCTGATCGCTAAAAGTGCCGAGCTGAACCAGCAACTGAAACAAAAACTGGAACAAGGCCGCGATAAACTGTTAGAAATCAACAGTTCTGGTCGGGGTAAAGCCAGTGAATTGGCGGAAGCCATCGCAGTTTTGGATGATGAAACCCGCCTGCCGATGTTTATGTTAAGGGCATGGGATGTTTTGGGTGTGAATCAGGACGACCGTGGTGAAAACAGCATGGTGCTGACCATGTCGGAGCATTTACACAGTCACTATCCTATGCTGGACGATGACGGTATCAGTGTCACCTTTGATCGGGCTACTGCTTTGGCTCAGGAAGATATCCAGTTCTTAAGCTGGGATCACCCTATGGTACAAGGCACTCTGGATATTCTGACCAATGAGCAAATGGGCAATAGTTCTGTGGCATTGTTGCCGAACAAAGCCCTGCCTGCCGGCACATATTTTGTAGAATTTATATTTATTGTCGAAGCCAGCGCACCAAAAGAGCTGCAACTGGGCCGTTATTTACCTGTAACACCTGTGCGTTTATTACTGGAAAAAAATGGGAAAAATCTGGCTGCAAACGTTGGCTTTGAGCAGTTTAATAAGCAATTAAAACCTGTAGGCAGACAACCTGCCGCCAAGATGGTGAAAGCCTTACAAAGCCTGATTCATCCATTGATAGGTAAGGCTCAGGAATTGGCCGCAGTGCGTTTAACCGAAGTGCAGCAGCAAGCACAGCAATTGATGCAACAAAAGCTCAATGCACAAATTGAACGCCTCCAGGCATTGCGGAAATTGAATCCGTCGGTACGGCCGGAAGAAATTGCACATTTACAACAACAGCAACAAGAATTAACAGATTACATTAGTAAAGCACGGTTAAAATTTGATGCATTGCGGGTCGTTGTTGTCAGCCATGACTAA
- a CDS encoding RluA family pseudouridine synthase, producing the protein MLIEYKPPTQPYLDVVYQDDDILVLNKPSGLLTVPGKAPEHKDSLDYRVRLVWPLARIVHRLDMATSGLVIMAMHAQSQRDLNKQFELRQTQKRYFALLEGEVPVDSGAVDLPLLCDWPNRPKQMVHFGSGKPSLTYFKVLERNEQQTKVELVPITGRSHQLRVHMLWLGYPILGDKFYGTEQGKRSVARLQLHAGSLKFRHPTSGAELYFEVECPF; encoded by the coding sequence ATGCTAATTGAGTACAAGCCGCCAACGCAGCCTTATCTGGATGTGGTTTATCAGGATGACGACATTCTGGTCCTGAATAAACCCAGCGGCTTACTTACTGTGCCCGGCAAAGCGCCAGAACATAAAGACAGTTTGGATTATAGGGTCCGCCTGGTGTGGCCTTTGGCGCGCATAGTGCATCGACTGGATATGGCAACCTCCGGGCTGGTTATTATGGCAATGCATGCGCAAAGTCAGCGTGATTTAAATAAACAGTTTGAATTACGTCAGACCCAAAAGCGTTACTTTGCATTATTGGAAGGTGAAGTGCCTGTCGATTCTGGCGCAGTTGATCTACCTTTATTATGCGATTGGCCCAACAGACCAAAACAAATGGTGCATTTTGGATCTGGTAAGCCTTCGTTAACCTATTTTAAAGTGCTTGAGCGAAACGAGCAGCAAACAAAAGTAGAATTAGTTCCAATCACTGGCCGCTCGCATCAACTTCGCGTGCACATGTTGTGGCTGGGATACCCAATACTGGGGGATAAATTTTATGGGACTGAACAAGGAAAGCGTTCAGTGGCTCGACTTCAATTGCATGCTGGATCTTTGAAATTCAGACACCCCACTTCGGGCGCTGAGCTTTATTTTGAAGTCGAGTGTCCGTTTTAA
- a CDS encoding OmpA family protein codes for MKLSTSAIAIMATLISTAALADSSKPLVTDRAYGSVFGEYYLPDTDKTESVEWAYADKGWGYGVELGYNLNETWALRLEYAKQRLEQLTTDNKIDGERIGLDVLYSVPGTGMYLLGGLKNLDIETVDDTTALNVGVGYRQYLNDRVSLFGEMNRFQGISDSFADANIKLGMSVLFGDAPVVAEPTPAPEPVAPVVVVADSDKDGVPDSSDLCPGTPSTDKVDATGCSIFTEKEVNFTLKAQFANDSAEIKPEYRSEIADLAAFLKRFPGTDVEIGGHASNVGTAAYNLKLSERRADAVAKVLLNEHGISANRVTAKGYGISRPKVEGNTPAAHAANRRIEAVVTATIKEKVER; via the coding sequence ATGAAACTAAGTACTAGCGCAATTGCCATCATGGCAACTTTAATTTCGACAGCTGCTTTAGCAGATAGTTCAAAACCTTTAGTCACTGATCGTGCATACGGCTCTGTGTTTGGTGAATACTATCTCCCTGACACCGATAAAACTGAATCAGTTGAGTGGGCATATGCCGATAAAGGCTGGGGCTACGGCGTTGAGTTAGGTTATAACCTGAACGAAACTTGGGCTTTACGTCTGGAATACGCTAAACAGCGTTTAGAGCAATTAACTACCGACAATAAAATCGATGGTGAGCGTATTGGTTTGGACGTGTTATACAGCGTTCCAGGCACCGGTATGTACCTTCTGGGTGGTTTGAAAAACCTGGATATCGAGACTGTTGATGATACGACCGCTCTAAACGTGGGTGTAGGTTACCGTCAATATTTAAATGATCGCGTGTCTCTGTTCGGTGAGATGAACCGCTTTCAGGGTATTAGCGACAGCTTCGCCGATGCCAACATTAAGTTAGGTATGTCAGTACTGTTTGGTGATGCTCCTGTTGTAGCAGAACCAACTCCAGCTCCAGAGCCAGTAGCTCCTGTTGTTGTAGTTGCTGATAGTGACAAGGATGGCGTACCGGATTCAAGCGATCTGTGTCCAGGCACTCCTTCTACCGACAAAGTAGATGCAACTGGCTGTTCAATCTTCACTGAAAAAGAAGTGAATTTCACTTTAAAAGCTCAGTTTGCTAATGACTCAGCTGAAATCAAACCTGAATACAGATCAGAAATCGCTGACTTAGCGGCTTTCTTAAAACGTTTCCCTGGTACCGATGTTGAAATCGGTGGTCATGCTTCAAACGTAGGTACTGCAGCATACAACCTGAAGCTATCAGAGCGTCGTGCTGATGCAGTGGCTAAAGTATTGTTAAACGAGCACGGTATCAGTGCAAATCGTGTAACAGCAAAAGGTTACGGTATTTCACGTCCGAAAGTTGAAGGTAATACTCCAGCTGCTCACGCTGCTAACCGCCGCATTGAAGCTGTTGTAACTGCAACTATCAAAGAAAAAGTAGAGCGTTAA
- a CDS encoding DUF3530 family protein produces MQSKILAMIVLLSLGTQASEPVPMEDWYKADLSWQMPADEITELLAGDKSFLALKRSAFTAKVKGTILFIPDWSQHAASPKYLNLLRKEFNDYGWDTLAIAVPDAPFNDDIASLENYREQLQQRIEVAMTSAMTENTTVIVVAQGSSAAFISQLYADKKLQEPQSLILLEAYLPAAEQQRSLPLAIAKQQVPTLDLMQQQGNQQVAAQWQLRKQLAKQQQKLLYRQREISGLVAQAETQQRVFKEIYGWLSYQGY; encoded by the coding sequence ATGCAATCGAAAATTTTAGCGATGATAGTGTTACTAAGCTTAGGTACTCAAGCCTCAGAACCCGTGCCTATGGAAGATTGGTACAAAGCTGATTTAAGTTGGCAAATGCCTGCGGATGAAATCACTGAGTTATTGGCTGGAGACAAAAGTTTTCTGGCACTAAAAAGGTCAGCATTTACCGCAAAAGTAAAAGGCACTATTTTATTTATCCCGGACTGGTCACAACATGCTGCCAGCCCTAAATATCTGAATTTACTTCGAAAAGAGTTTAACGACTATGGCTGGGATACTTTAGCTATCGCAGTACCTGATGCTCCTTTTAATGACGACATAGCTAGCCTGGAAAACTATAGAGAACAGTTACAACAACGTATCGAAGTGGCGATGACGAGCGCCATGACGGAAAACACTACTGTGATTGTTGTGGCCCAGGGCAGCAGTGCGGCATTCATCAGCCAACTGTATGCGGACAAAAAGCTACAGGAACCTCAATCTCTTATTTTGCTGGAAGCATATTTACCCGCGGCAGAACAACAACGCAGCTTGCCTTTAGCTATAGCCAAGCAACAGGTTCCCACTTTAGATCTGATGCAGCAGCAAGGTAATCAGCAAGTTGCTGCCCAATGGCAATTGAGAAAACAATTGGCAAAACAACAACAAAAGCTATTATACCGTCAGCGCGAAATCAGCGGACTTGTAGCGCAGGCCGAAACCCAACAGCGGGTATTTAAAGAAATTTATGGCTGGTTAAGTTACCAAGGCTATTAA
- a CDS encoding DMT family protein, whose amino-acid sequence MSPLIQTVLLLTASNIFMTFAWYGHLKHFKGSALYIAIAVSWGIALFEYMLMVPANRIGHQVLSLAQLKILQEVITLSVFIPFAVFYMREPFKWNYVYAGLCLMGAVYFMFFRD is encoded by the coding sequence ATGTCGCCTTTGATCCAAACCGTATTGTTGCTGACAGCAAGCAATATCTTTATGACCTTTGCATGGTATGGGCACTTAAAGCACTTTAAAGGCTCAGCCTTGTACATAGCCATTGCTGTGTCCTGGGGTATAGCTTTATTTGAATATATGTTGATGGTACCAGCGAACCGGATAGGCCATCAGGTGCTGAGTCTGGCTCAACTGAAGATTTTGCAGGAAGTGATTACCTTAAGTGTGTTTATTCCATTCGCCGTTTTCTATATGAGAGAACCTTTTAAGTGGAATTATGTTTATGCGGGATTGTGCCTGATGGGTGCAGTGTATTTTATGTTTTTCCGCGACTAA
- the djlA gene encoding co-chaperone DjlA, whose amino-acid sequence MWGKILGALFGMALLKIPGLFIGLLIGHWFDKSYGGAFASRGGFNGFSRDKSEAQGIFRYNTFAVMGHIAKSNGVVTKSHIQQATVFMEQLGLTTVQKQEAQAAFRDGKQTDFPLLEQLAEFKSAYRSRPDLLLMFLEIQISTAYVDLHLSSAEQKILTQVASALGINATQFEHMVSRYEAEARFAKSSHSGTVDAANRLTDAYKILGVNSNSSEAQLKKAYKKLMAQHHPDKLMSQGLPPELMDVAKQKTQDIQAAYELIRKQRG is encoded by the coding sequence ATGTGGGGTAAGATTCTCGGAGCTTTGTTTGGCATGGCGTTGCTGAAAATTCCGGGGTTGTTTATCGGTTTATTGATTGGCCATTGGTTTGATAAGTCTTATGGTGGTGCCTTCGCCAGTCGTGGTGGTTTTAATGGTTTTTCCCGCGATAAATCGGAAGCTCAGGGAATTTTTCGTTACAACACTTTTGCCGTCATGGGGCATATCGCTAAATCTAATGGTGTAGTGACCAAATCTCATATTCAGCAAGCGACTGTGTTTATGGAGCAACTTGGTTTAACTACTGTGCAAAAACAAGAAGCTCAGGCTGCTTTTCGTGACGGTAAACAGACGGATTTCCCTTTATTAGAGCAGTTAGCGGAATTTAAATCTGCCTACAGATCCAGGCCGGATCTGTTACTGATGTTTCTTGAGATTCAAATCAGTACAGCTTATGTCGATTTACATTTAAGCAGTGCAGAACAAAAGATACTGACGCAAGTCGCGTCGGCTTTAGGGATAAATGCGACTCAGTTTGAACACATGGTCAGCCGTTATGAAGCGGAAGCCCGGTTTGCCAAAAGTAGTCACAGCGGAACTGTTGATGCAGCAAACCGTTTAACAGATGCTTATAAAATTTTAGGTGTTAACTCCAACAGCTCTGAAGCTCAATTAAAAAAGGCCTACAAAAAGCTGATGGCACAGCATCATCCTGACAAGCTGATGTCGCAAGGCCTGCCGCCTGAGCTGATGGATGTTGCCAAACAAAAAACTCAGGATATTCAAGCTGCTTATGAGTTAATTCGTAAACAGAGGGGTTAG
- the murU gene encoding N-acetylmuramate alpha-1-phosphate uridylyltransferase MurU: MKAMILAAGRGERMRPLTDLLPKPLLAVAGKPLIQYHLEALAVAGLHDIVINYAWLGHLLPQHLGTGEQFGVNISYSDEGAEGLETAGGIRKALPLLGDAPFVVVNGDVFSDYPYQQLAGKLAADSLAHLVLVPNPVQHPAGDFGISATGYALAAAQQCFTFSGIAVYRPEFFSSVPAGKQKLAPFLREAMQQGKVTAELYQGVWHDIGTAQRLSELSLLLESEYVG; this comes from the coding sequence ATGAAAGCAATGATCCTGGCTGCCGGAAGGGGGGAGCGTATGCGCCCTTTAACTGATTTGTTACCTAAACCTTTGTTGGCTGTTGCTGGTAAGCCATTGATCCAATATCACCTTGAGGCTCTTGCTGTCGCAGGGCTGCACGATATTGTCATCAATTATGCATGGCTGGGACACCTGTTGCCTCAACATTTGGGCACGGGGGAACAGTTTGGTGTGAACATCAGTTACTCGGATGAAGGTGCTGAAGGTCTTGAAACGGCCGGAGGGATAAGAAAAGCCTTACCATTATTGGGCGATGCACCTTTTGTTGTAGTGAACGGCGACGTTTTCAGCGATTACCCATATCAACAGCTTGCAGGGAAATTGGCGGCGGATAGCCTGGCTCATCTGGTACTTGTACCGAACCCTGTGCAGCATCCCGCCGGAGATTTTGGCATCAGTGCCACAGGTTATGCTTTAGCCGCAGCTCAACAATGTTTTACTTTCAGTGGTATTGCCGTCTACCGTCCTGAGTTTTTTAGCTCGGTGCCTGCAGGCAAGCAAAAATTAGCCCCTTTTTTGCGAGAGGCTATGCAGCAGGGCAAAGTGACAGCAGAACTGTATCAGGGAGTCTGGCATGATATAGGCACTGCGCAAAGGCTGAGCGAGTTGTCACTTCTATTGGAGTCTGAATATGTGGGGTAA
- a CDS encoding aminoglycoside phosphotransferase family protein produces the protein MQLIQSFLTACFPGEAIQLVPITGDASFRRYFRFSIAKKSYILMDAPTPAEDCSRFVATQQAFVQAGLLVPQIIAQDIPLGLLLLSDLGDTLLLSKLTEQTVTAFYHQALAELTKVRTISSTSAGALPVFDQAFLLREMQIFIDWFVLQHLKLTLNEQEQAMLLRHFLLLADTALQQPQAGMHRDYHSRNLMLQPNGDLAVIDFQDVVTGPVTYDAVSLLKDCYIKWPAELVQVFSHELYQSLRAQAQLPLDISPEQFQLWFDWMGLQRHIKVCGIFCRLYHRDGKAGYLADLPRVFDYVLEVTSRYPQLHELDLWLKQKVQPALEVRG, from the coding sequence ATGCAGTTAATTCAAAGTTTTTTAACGGCTTGTTTTCCTGGGGAAGCCATTCAGCTGGTTCCGATCACGGGAGATGCTAGTTTCAGGCGTTATTTTCGTTTCTCTATAGCCAAAAAAAGCTACATTTTAATGGATGCTCCCACTCCTGCAGAGGATTGCAGTCGCTTTGTTGCAACCCAACAAGCATTTGTTCAGGCGGGTTTACTGGTTCCGCAAATTATTGCGCAGGACATACCTCTTGGGTTGCTACTGCTGAGTGATTTAGGCGATACCTTGTTGCTGTCCAAACTGACGGAGCAGACAGTCACGGCATTTTATCATCAGGCATTGGCAGAATTAACTAAAGTTCGCACTATCAGCTCGACCAGTGCAGGGGCGTTGCCGGTATTTGACCAGGCCTTTTTACTGCGTGAAATGCAGATATTTATTGATTGGTTTGTGCTTCAGCACCTGAAGCTAACGCTCAATGAACAAGAACAAGCCATGTTGCTGCGGCATTTTCTGCTGCTGGCTGACACCGCATTGCAGCAGCCTCAGGCTGGTATGCACAGGGATTACCATTCCCGTAATTTAATGCTGCAACCTAATGGCGATTTAGCAGTCATCGATTTTCAAGATGTGGTGACAGGCCCTGTCACTTATGACGCTGTGTCTTTGCTTAAAGATTGTTATATCAAATGGCCTGCTGAGCTGGTGCAGGTATTCAGTCATGAGTTGTATCAAAGCCTCAGAGCTCAAGCACAATTACCGCTGGATATAAGCCCCGAACAGTTCCAACTGTGGTTTGATTGGATGGGGTTACAACGACATATTAAAGTCTGTGGTATTTTCTGCCGCCTATATCACCGAGATGGGAAAGCAGGTTATCTTGCTGATTTACCTCGGGTCTTTGACTATGTTCTTGAGGTGACATCGCGTTACCCACAGCTACATGAACTGGATTTGTGGTTAAAACAAAAAGTACAACCAGCGCTGGAGGTGAGGGGCTGA
- a CDS encoding LPS-assembly protein LptD, giving the protein MTHSLIYRLIIMALGIPYLAHAEEQTPQPIRQCYSAIEMPAKLSQLSAEDNRLQILSDRIRMMRDQTALFDGNIEILYRNTMLNAANARVSQKEQTLVASGGIQYYSPDLKVSSSKFSAQLKEDKAVLSEANYQLVSQSGRGYAKEMSAFNKQINLSAASFTTCPETDSSWALHADKININADDGWGEAWHSVIKIQDVPILYLPYMTFPVSDKRKSGLLFPKIGSSQKLGVDLETPYYLNLAENYDATISPRFMSKRGAQLNTEFRYLTEEHNGLLQLEILPDDNDKPAGFGSRYLTHFSHSGELSDRWRASVDFTDVSDDAYLSELGSDYSNQSDTQLYRQASLNYFGDYLNSEIRLQGFEILGNYSPSYAALPQVDLSSAAPLDLAAGFEFNWHSQYAHFRNDAAVINSADRLHLEPSIRWPLITPAMELVAETSLLHTRYQQNTDQNTLLVQEETNRTLPKIQINAKLNMERELAWDNADSLQTFEPQIQYLYIPYRDQSDIGLYDTARLQDDYYGLFRENRFSGLDRIADTNQLTIGWTTRLYDSEDTELFRFSLGQIVFLDDPEPIDNSLLDTKQPADSVLASELLWNWSKGWYLNTALQYDSSNERMVKSNVTLDYIADDKSLIQLNHRYSREVSDYEIAQVGFLATTPIDDKWKLIASYYRDINKHHMIEANFGLQYESCCWAIRVVAKRQINTNLELALNDLSQPPTFDNGIAVQFVLKGFGEGAGFSVNDMLSNGIFGYRRPYLLNN; this is encoded by the coding sequence ATGACTCATTCTCTGATCTATCGCCTTATTATCATGGCGCTTGGTATTCCCTATCTTGCCCATGCAGAAGAGCAAACACCTCAACCTATCCGGCAATGTTATAGCGCTATTGAAATGCCTGCAAAGCTGAGTCAGCTGTCAGCAGAAGATAACAGGCTACAAATTTTATCAGACCGTATTCGCATGATGCGCGACCAAACTGCATTGTTTGACGGCAATATAGAAATCCTTTATCGCAATACCATGCTAAACGCAGCAAATGCCAGAGTCAGCCAAAAAGAACAAACTTTAGTGGCCAGTGGCGGTATTCAGTATTACAGCCCTGATTTAAAGGTCAGCAGTAGTAAATTCAGTGCCCAGTTAAAGGAAGATAAAGCAGTACTGAGTGAAGCCAATTATCAACTGGTTAGTCAGTCTGGTCGTGGCTATGCCAAAGAAATGAGTGCGTTTAATAAGCAAATTAATTTATCAGCTGCAAGTTTTACTACCTGCCCTGAAACTGACAGCAGTTGGGCGCTGCACGCTGATAAAATTAATATCAATGCCGACGATGGCTGGGGCGAAGCCTGGCATTCTGTGATTAAAATCCAGGACGTACCTATTTTGTATTTGCCTTATATGACCTTCCCCGTCAGTGACAAACGTAAAAGTGGTTTATTGTTTCCAAAGATTGGCAGCTCGCAAAAATTAGGTGTTGATTTAGAAACACCTTATTACCTGAATCTGGCAGAAAATTACGATGCCACCATAAGCCCACGCTTTATGAGTAAAAGGGGTGCCCAGCTCAATACAGAGTTCCGTTATCTCACCGAAGAGCATAATGGCCTGCTACAACTGGAAATTTTACCTGATGACAACGATAAACCCGCAGGTTTTGGCAGTCGCTATTTAACGCATTTCAGTCATAGCGGTGAGTTGTCGGATCGGTGGCGTGCCAGTGTGGATTTTACAGACGTCAGTGACGATGCTTATTTATCTGAACTGGGCTCAGATTACAGCAATCAAAGTGACACTCAGCTATACCGTCAGGCCAGTCTGAACTACTTCGGGGATTACCTGAATTCAGAAATTCGTTTGCAAGGGTTTGAAATTCTCGGCAATTACTCGCCGTCTTACGCAGCCTTACCCCAAGTTGATCTTAGCTCCGCCGCACCTTTGGATTTAGCAGCTGGCTTTGAATTTAACTGGCACAGTCAATATGCTCATTTTCGCAATGATGCCGCAGTCATAAACAGTGCTGATCGTTTGCATCTTGAACCCAGCATCCGCTGGCCTTTAATCACTCCGGCGATGGAACTGGTTGCAGAAACCAGCTTGTTGCATACCCGCTATCAGCAAAATACTGATCAAAACACCTTGTTGGTTCAGGAAGAAACCAACAGAACTCTGCCAAAAATTCAGATCAACGCCAAACTGAATATGGAACGGGAACTGGCATGGGATAATGCGGATTCTCTGCAAACATTTGAGCCACAAATACAATACCTTTATATCCCCTATCGTGATCAGTCAGACATCGGCTTGTATGACACGGCTCGGTTACAGGACGACTATTATGGTTTATTCCGCGAAAACAGATTCTCAGGTTTAGACAGAATTGCAGATACAAACCAGCTGACCATTGGCTGGACCACCCGCCTGTATGATTCGGAAGATACTGAGCTATTTCGTTTCAGTCTGGGGCAAATCGTATTTTTAGATGATCCGGAACCTATAGATAATTCATTACTCGATACAAAACAGCCTGCAGACTCTGTACTTGCCTCTGAGCTGTTATGGAACTGGAGCAAAGGTTGGTACTTAAATACCGCATTGCAGTATGACTCCAGCAATGAACGCATGGTAAAAAGCAATGTCACGCTGGATTACATTGCAGACGATAAAAGCCTGATCCAATTGAACCATCGTTACAGTCGTGAAGTCTCAGACTACGAAATTGCACAGGTCGGTTTTTTAGCCACTACGCCTATCGATGATAAATGGAAACTGATTGCCAGTTATTATCGTGACATCAACAAGCATCATATGATAGAAGCTAACTTTGGTTTGCAATATGAATCCTGTTGTTGGGCAATTCGTGTGGTTGCCAAGCGCCAAATTAACACCAACCTTGAATTGGCACTGAATGATTTGTCACAACCACCAACTTTTGATAACGGTATAGCCGTACAATTTGTATTAAAAGGTTTTGGTGAAGGGGCTGGTTTCTCAGTCAACGACATGTTATCGAACGGAATTTTTGGTTATAGACGCCCATATTTACTAAATAATTAA